A single region of the Novosphingobium sp. SL115 genome encodes:
- a CDS encoding alpha/beta fold hydrolase produces the protein MTEASLEFFPGFDGAPLALHRMGQGRPVVLLHGLFSSAQVNWIKFGTAAKLAAAGFECLMPDLRVHGQSAAPHDPASYPQDVLVRDLEALVAHMGLTDFDLVGFSLGSRTSARAVIAGLHPRRLVLGGMGLEGLAGWARRQDFFVDVIDRFGTIRPGDPAYVSQQFLKTMGVDRDAARLLLGTMADTDPTELTAITMPTLVLCGDKDDDNGSAKRLVDVLPDASLALIPGTHMSSVTVPEMGMEIVTFLSQ, from the coding sequence ATGACAGAAGCATCACTTGAGTTCTTCCCTGGCTTCGACGGTGCGCCATTGGCGCTGCACCGGATGGGGCAGGGAAGGCCGGTGGTGCTTCTGCATGGCCTGTTTTCATCGGCACAGGTCAACTGGATCAAGTTTGGAACGGCGGCAAAGCTGGCCGCGGCGGGTTTTGAATGCCTGATGCCGGATCTGCGCGTGCATGGGCAAAGCGCGGCCCCGCACGATCCGGCTTCCTATCCGCAGGATGTACTGGTGCGCGATCTTGAAGCTCTTGTCGCGCATATGGGGCTGACCGATTTCGATCTTGTCGGCTTTTCGCTGGGATCACGCACATCGGCGCGGGCAGTGATTGCAGGTTTACACCCGCGTCGGCTGGTGCTGGGCGGGATGGGGCTTGAAGGCCTTGCCGGATGGGCGCGGCGACAGGACTTCTTTGTTGATGTGATTGACCGTTTCGGCACGATACGCCCCGGCGATCCGGCCTATGTTTCGCAGCAGTTTTTGAAGACGATGGGCGTTGACCGCGATGCTGCGCGTCTGCTGCTGGGGACAATGGCCGATACCGATCCGACAGAGTTGACTGCGATCACCATGCCAACGCTGGTGCTGTGCGGCGATAAGGACGACGACAACGGATCGGCCAAGCGACTGGTAGATGTCTTGCCCGATGCCAGCTTGGCGCTAATTCCCGGCACGCATATGAGCAGCGTGACTGTGCCCGAAATGGGCATGGAAATCGTGACGTTTCTGTCTCAATAA
- a CDS encoding YbjN domain-containing protein — protein MSASRHNEWAEKSLSGIEDAMIYRKLLAIAVAGLLVPASAQATTVSAVRPDGVAEALTNLGYKAELAKDANGDPLINADIGGWQAALMFYECSEKTHDGCQSLQFVANFTPEKKFGAEEAVRFMRNTRFASVSVDKDQSVTMTWDVVTGKGIDLEVFSNGVDMFRSAMDTLGTEVFK, from the coding sequence ATGTCAGCTTCAAGACACAACGAATGGGCCGAAAAGAGCCTTTCTGGGATTGAAGATGCCATGATTTACAGGAAGCTGCTTGCCATTGCGGTGGCGGGTCTTCTGGTCCCCGCAAGCGCACAAGCGACCACCGTTTCCGCGGTGCGTCCTGATGGTGTTGCCGAAGCGCTGACCAATTTGGGTTACAAGGCGGAACTGGCCAAGGATGCCAATGGCGACCCGCTGATTAATGCGGATATCGGCGGCTGGCAGGCCGCGCTGATGTTTTACGAATGCAGCGAAAAGACCCACGATGGTTGTCAGTCGTTGCAGTTCGTAGCCAATTTTACACCTGAAAAGAAGTTTGGCGCCGAAGAAGCGGTGCGTTTCATGCGTAACACCCGCTTTGCTTCGGTTTCGGTGGACAAGGATCAGTCAGTGACGATGACCTGGGATGTGGTGACCGGCAAGGGCATCGATCTTGAGGTGTTTTCCAACGGGGTCGACATGTTCCGCAGCGCGATGGACACGTTGGGAACCGAAGTTTTCAAATAG
- a CDS encoding AMP nucleosidase, which produces MKMETTETILTRLNQLYDSAVARLRADIADYANHGTLPPPERRHDGSYCYPELRIRFDGESRHESTGRAFGRLTQRGDYACTVTRPALFADYLAEQIDLIRQGFDVSIEVAPSRQEMPFPYVLDGAYGAQIGSVSPSELAQHFPTTDLAHIGDEIADGEYLIGDGPFPLSLFDGLRTDFSLARLAHYTGTSTEDFQRYILFTNYHRYVDEFVDWAARQIDSTNYIALTGAGGLSLDARTDDARARLSDTAWRRHQMPAYHLIAPDKSGITLVNIGVGPSNAKTICDHLAVLRPEAWLMIGHCGGLRPTQKIGDYVLAHAYLRDDHVLDPVLPPEIPIPAIAEVQVALQRAAEMVSGEGGTDLKKRMRTGTIVTTDDRNWELRYTHSARRLSLSRAVGIDMESATIAAQGYRFRVPYGTLLCVSDKPLHGEIKLPGQANRFYEEAIAAHLAIGTTACDLLRKEGPRLHSRKLRAFNEPPFR; this is translated from the coding sequence GTGAAGATGGAAACAACTGAAACGATCCTTACCCGCCTCAATCAGCTTTACGATTCCGCCGTCGCCCGCCTCAGGGCCGATATCGCGGATTATGCCAACCACGGCACCCTACCCCCGCCCGAACGACGGCATGATGGCAGCTATTGTTACCCGGAACTGCGCATCCGCTTCGATGGAGAATCCCGCCACGAATCCACTGGCCGCGCCTTTGGCCGCCTGACCCAGCGTGGCGACTACGCCTGCACCGTCACCCGGCCTGCCCTGTTTGCCGACTATCTGGCCGAACAGATCGACCTGATCCGTCAGGGTTTCGACGTGAGCATAGAAGTTGCGCCGTCGCGGCAGGAAATGCCTTTCCCCTATGTTCTCGACGGCGCCTATGGCGCGCAGATCGGCAGCGTCAGCCCGTCAGAACTGGCACAGCACTTCCCCACCACCGACCTTGCCCATATCGGTGACGAGATTGCCGATGGCGAATACCTGATTGGCGATGGCCCTTTCCCGCTATCGCTGTTCGACGGCCTGCGCACCGATTTCAGCCTTGCCCGCCTTGCCCACTACACCGGCACCAGCACCGAGGATTTCCAGCGCTATATCCTGTTCACCAACTACCATCGCTATGTCGATGAATTCGTTGACTGGGCGGCCAGGCAGATTGACAGTACGAATTACATCGCGCTTACCGGCGCAGGCGGCCTCAGCCTTGATGCGCGCACTGACGATGCCCGCGCCCGCCTGTCAGACACCGCATGGCGGCGCCACCAGATGCCAGCCTACCATCTGATTGCACCGGACAAATCGGGCATCACGCTGGTCAACATCGGCGTCGGCCCTTCCAACGCCAAGACCATCTGCGACCATCTGGCCGTCCTGCGCCCCGAAGCATGGCTGATGATCGGCCACTGTGGTGGCCTGCGCCCCACACAGAAGATTGGTGATTATGTGCTGGCCCACGCCTATCTGCGCGACGATCACGTTCTCGATCCCGTCCTACCGCCCGAAATCCCTATTCCCGCCATCGCCGAAGTGCAGGTGGCGCTGCAACGCGCGGCAGAAATGGTATCGGGCGAAGGCGGCACCGATCTGAAAAAGCGCATGCGCACCGGCACCATCGTCACAACAGATGATCGCAACTGGGAACTGCGCTACACCCACTCTGCCCGCCGTCTGTCGCTATCCCGCGCAGTCGGCATCGACATGGAAAGCGCGACCATCGCCGCTCAGGGCTACCGCTTCCGCGTGCCTTACGGCACTTTGCTCTGCGTATCGGACAAGCCGCTGCACGGCGAAATCAAGCTGCCGGGACAGGCCAACCGCTTTTACGAAGAAGCCATCGCAGCCCACCTCGCCATCGGCACAACGGCCTGCGACTTGCTGCGCAAGGAAGGCCCTCGCCTGCACAGCCGCAAATTGCGCGCGTTCAACGAACCGCCGTTCCGCTGA
- a CDS encoding amidohydrolase family protein, with product MMVRGVKLSVAVMALAYGSVAQAQNTTADVAPIIDVHMHAMADAPWATPVCPNQTRFEASDPKNGPEAPFGWSSEECSPKLYPAPKGEYMKMVLAEMDRLNVRGVVFGKPDDVKKWQAASPARVIPGTAFGAVATSDSAKELKMLEVAFTKDGFKVMGEIGLQYEGISPSDMRVDQYFALAEKLDIPVAIHMGTGGSGRANVAMPSYRGSKGDPLLLEELLARHPKLRVQVMHAGYPMIDNMLTLLQANSHVYVDIAGLIWSYPRKDVNRYIERMVDAGFGDRVMYGTDQLAWPGLMAYSIGLIQNADYLSADQKRDILYNNAARFLRLEPAK from the coding sequence ATGATGGTGCGTGGGGTGAAGCTGTCGGTTGCCGTGATGGCGCTGGCTTATGGATCGGTGGCGCAGGCCCAGAATACGACGGCGGACGTGGCGCCGATTATCGATGTGCACATGCACGCCATGGCCGATGCGCCTTGGGCCACGCCCGTTTGTCCCAACCAGACGCGGTTCGAAGCGTCGGACCCCAAGAATGGACCGGAAGCGCCCTTTGGCTGGTCGAGTGAAGAATGCTCGCCCAAACTCTATCCTGCGCCCAAGGGTGAATACATGAAGATGGTGCTGGCCGAGATGGACCGGCTGAACGTGCGTGGCGTCGTGTTCGGCAAGCCTGATGATGTGAAGAAGTGGCAGGCGGCATCGCCCGCACGGGTCATCCCCGGCACGGCATTTGGGGCGGTTGCCACCAGCGATTCGGCCAAGGAACTGAAGATGCTGGAAGTCGCCTTCACCAAGGACGGCTTCAAGGTGATGGGCGAGATTGGCCTGCAATACGAAGGTATTTCGCCATCGGACATGCGTGTCGACCAGTATTTCGCCTTGGCTGAAAAGCTGGACATTCCGGTGGCGATCCACATGGGCACGGGTGGCTCAGGCCGGGCCAACGTGGCCATGCCCAGCTATCGTGGGTCAAAGGGTGATCCTTTGTTGCTGGAAGAACTGCTGGCCCGCCATCCGAAGCTGCGGGTGCAAGTGATGCATGCCGGTTACCCGATGATCGACAACATGCTGACGCTGCTTCAGGCCAATAGCCATGTTTACGTGGATATTGCGGGCCTGATCTGGAGCTATCCGCGTAAGGATGTGAACCGCTATATCGAGCGGATGGTCGATGCCGGGTTCGGCGACCGGGTGATGTATGGCACCGACCAGCTCGCCTGGCCTGGCCTGATGGCCTATTCTATCGGCCTGATCCAGAACGCCGATTACCTGAGCGCGGACCAGAAGCGCGACATTCTGTACAACAACGCCGCGCGTTTCCTGCGGCTTGAACCGGCGAAGTAA
- the rplI gene encoding 50S ribosomal protein L9, which yields MQIILLERIEKLGTIGDEVTVKDGYARNFLLPNKKALRANEANRKVFEANRARIEADNAARRDDATAESSNVEGKEVVLIRASSNAGQLYGSVSVRDIADGLIELGAKVNKSMIVLERPIKTLGVYDVKVSLHAEVVVTVKVNVARSADEAALQSQGVDVMAAMFDTDTGGFTEAYDPNAEPGEIPTELLEGGEEAEA from the coding sequence ATGCAGATCATCCTGCTCGAACGCATCGAGAAGCTGGGCACCATTGGCGACGAAGTCACCGTCAAGGATGGCTACGCACGCAACTTCCTGCTGCCCAACAAGAAAGCGCTCCGCGCCAACGAAGCCAACCGCAAGGTCTTCGAAGCCAACCGCGCCCGCATCGAAGCTGACAACGCCGCGCGTCGTGATGACGCGACCGCAGAGTCGAGCAACGTTGAAGGCAAGGAAGTCGTGCTCATCCGCGCGTCGTCCAACGCCGGTCAGCTTTACGGCTCGGTTTCGGTCCGCGACATCGCCGATGGCCTCATCGAACTGGGCGCCAAGGTGAACAAGTCGATGATCGTGCTCGAACGCCCGATCAAGACGCTGGGCGTTTATGACGTCAAGGTTTCGCTGCACGCCGAAGTGGTCGTGACCGTCAAGGTCAACGTTGCCCGTTCGGCTGACGAAGCCGCTCTGCAGTCGCAGGGCGTGGACGTGATGGCCGCGATGTTCGACACCGACACCGGCGGCTTCACCGAAGCCTATGATCCGAACGCGGAACCGGGCGAAATCCCGACCGAGCTGCTGGAAGGCGGCGAAGAAGCCGAAGCCTGA
- the rpsR gene encoding 30S ribosomal protein S18, with the protein MARPFFRRRKSCPFSGKNAPKIDYKDVRLLQGFMSERGKIVPSRITAVSAKKQRELGQAIKRARHIGLLPYIVK; encoded by the coding sequence ATGGCTCGTCCGTTTTTCCGTCGCCGCAAGAGCTGCCCGTTTTCGGGTAAGAACGCGCCCAAGATCGACTACAAAGATGTGCGCCTGCTTCAGGGCTTCATGTCTGAACGTGGCAAGATCGTGCCGTCGCGCATCACCGCCGTTTCGGCGAAGAAGCAGCGTGAGCTGGGCCAGGCGATCAAGCGCGCCCGGCACATCGGCCTCCTGCCCTACATCGTGAAGTAA
- the rpsF gene encoding 30S ribosomal protein S6, with protein MPLYEHVFLARQDLSQAQVDALAAAATEIVETNNGKVVKTETWGLRSLAYKIQKNRKAHFVLLNIEASGATIAELERQTSINEDVIRYMTVRVDEHEAGPSVMMRKNDRERSRRREREGE; from the coding sequence ATGCCGCTTTACGAGCATGTGTTTCTGGCGCGCCAGGATCTGAGCCAGGCTCAGGTTGATGCGCTTGCCGCCGCCGCCACCGAAATCGTCGAGACGAACAACGGCAAGGTCGTAAAGACTGAAACCTGGGGTCTCCGTTCGCTGGCCTACAAGATCCAGAAGAATCGCAAGGCGCACTTCGTGCTGCTGAACATCGAAGCTTCGGGCGCCACCATCGCTGAACTCGAACGTCAGACCTCGATCAACGAAGACGTGATCCGTTACATGACCGTCCGTGTTGACGAACATGAAGCCGGCCCGTCGGTGATGATGCGCAAGAACGACCGCGAGCGCAGCCGCCGCCGCGAACGCGAAGGGGAATAA
- a CDS encoding enoyl-CoA hydratase, producing MLVTIDFHGAVAVVTLNRPEAMNALSAALRVELAQAMHRLDGNDAVRAVVLTGAGQRAFTAGLDLKELGADTSHLGAANAEDATRNPVRAVEQCRKPVIGAINGVAITGGFELALACDVLVASDNARFADTHARVGIMPGWGLSQKLSRIIGIARAKELSLTGNFIGAEQALAWGLVNRVVAAQDLVSTAIALAQDMASIDPHMVMAYKNLIDEGYALAFGDGLALEAQLSSEMNGQVDAGVVEARRREVMERGRTQG from the coding sequence ATGCTTGTCACGATCGATTTTCATGGTGCGGTGGCGGTTGTAACACTGAACAGGCCTGAGGCTATGAACGCATTGTCGGCTGCGTTGCGTGTGGAACTGGCACAGGCGATGCACCGCCTTGATGGCAATGATGCCGTTCGCGCTGTTGTGCTGACAGGGGCAGGGCAGCGCGCTTTTACCGCAGGCCTGGATCTGAAAGAACTGGGGGCAGATACGTCCCACCTTGGCGCAGCCAATGCGGAAGATGCCACACGTAATCCGGTCAGGGCCGTAGAGCAGTGCCGTAAACCTGTGATTGGTGCGATAAACGGTGTGGCAATTACCGGTGGGTTCGAACTTGCGTTGGCTTGCGATGTCCTTGTCGCATCAGACAATGCACGTTTTGCCGATACCCATGCGCGTGTCGGGATCATGCCGGGTTGGGGACTTTCGCAAAAGCTGTCGCGGATTATCGGCATAGCTCGCGCCAAGGAGCTATCGCTGACCGGCAACTTTATTGGCGCAGAACAGGCGCTGGCCTGGGGCCTGGTTAATCGCGTGGTGGCGGCGCAAGATCTTGTATCGACGGCCATTGCCCTGGCGCAGGACATGGCATCGATCGACCCGCACATGGTGATGGCTTATAAGAATTTGATCGATGAGGGTTACGCACTTGCATTTGGCGATGGGTTGGCGCTGGAGGCGCAGCTTTCGAGCGAGATGAATGGCCAAGTGGATGCCGGGGTGGTTGAGGCACGGCGTCGTGAAGTGATGGAACGTGGCCGTACGCAGGGATAA
- a CDS encoding acyltransferase family protein produces the protein MPSPVKRLHHLDAARAALLLLGLPFHVATKAFFEMNPPATAFQQSLLIGGWASITHVFRMFAFFMLAGYFAGMMRTRKGGRAWLAERARRLLLPLVASLATLGLVQFGLQETLMHKPSPRFLGLPVALDHFWFLIVLFGFCAVYATIPARRIAPGVALQRAMLLSGSGSLVLLFALAGWGLVRFAIEHVPPIPDAPFETLLIQQFVFHAAGFAMGVLAWHGRIGDRFFALYKRWLTPAIIVLLAIYIPFDPLIRPALGKEIYPDFAGSLILRAVELPLAYLMAMALYRLLYRAVRGPSRIVTFVVDGALAIYLFHLVWAMVVLPQALALPLPPVAQWLAASAATLLLSVASYLAVRSTTLTSILFCGASQKSTSTRNVEPAARPET, from the coding sequence ATGCCTTCGCCAGTCAAACGCCTGCATCACCTTGACGCTGCGCGTGCGGCGCTGTTGCTGCTGGGTCTGCCGTTCCATGTGGCGACGAAAGCCTTTTTCGAGATGAACCCGCCCGCCACGGCCTTTCAGCAATCGCTGCTGATCGGTGGTTGGGCCAGCATCACCCACGTTTTTCGCATGTTCGCCTTCTTCATGCTGGCCGGATACTTCGCGGGGATGATGCGGACACGCAAAGGTGGACGGGCGTGGCTGGCAGAACGCGCGCGCAGGTTGCTGCTGCCACTGGTGGCAAGCCTCGCCACACTGGGGCTGGTGCAGTTCGGCTTGCAGGAAACCTTGATGCACAAACCATCGCCACGGTTTCTGGGCCTGCCGGTGGCGCTCGATCATTTCTGGTTCCTGATCGTGCTGTTTGGCTTTTGCGCAGTTTATGCGACCATTCCGGCAAGACGGATTGCGCCCGGCGTCGCGCTGCAGCGGGCCATGTTGCTGTCCGGTTCCGGATCGCTGGTGCTGCTTTTTGCACTGGCCGGATGGGGGCTTGTGCGCTTTGCAATCGAACATGTTCCGCCCATCCCCGATGCTCCGTTCGAAACCCTGCTGATCCAGCAATTCGTTTTTCACGCAGCCGGTTTTGCCATGGGTGTTCTGGCATGGCACGGCAGGATCGGTGATCGCTTCTTTGCGCTGTACAAGCGTTGGCTGACGCCTGCCATCATCGTGCTGCTGGCGATCTATATTCCGTTTGATCCGTTGATCAGGCCTGCGCTGGGCAAGGAGATCTATCCCGATTTCGCCGGATCGCTCATCCTGCGTGCCGTTGAATTGCCGCTGGCCTATCTGATGGCAATGGCGCTTTATCGCCTGCTCTATCGGGCGGTGCGCGGCCCCAGCCGGATCGTCACTTTCGTTGTCGACGGCGCGCTGGCCATCTATCTGTTCCATCTGGTCTGGGCGATGGTTGTCCTGCCCCAAGCGCTTGCCCTGCCCTTGCCGCCCGTGGCGCAGTGGCTGGCAGCATCGGCAGCAACCCTGCTGCTTTCGGTCGCCAGCTATCTGGCGGTCCGCTCCACCACCCTCACCAGCATTCTGTTTTGCGGCGCATCGCAAAAATCAACCAGCACCAGAAATGTGGAACCGGCCGCACGTCCAGAAACCTGA
- a CDS encoding DUF808 domain-containing protein gives MPSGLVALLDDVSVIARAAAASLDDVGAAAAKAGSKAAGVVIDDAAVTPSYVTEFTPDRELPVIARIAKGSLFNKLVILLPAALALSAFLPSAITPLLMMGGLFLCFEGAEKVLEKLGGEKHGETLEDKPTDIASFENERVSGAIRTDLILSAEIMAIALAEVAGEGLVQQAIILAVVGIAITVMVYGAVGLIVKMDDIGLHLSEKSSALARSVGHFLLRAMPVLLVLLATVGTAAMLWVGGGIILHGAEVLGLHGPAELAHAAQHAVEHATGPLGGVLGWLTYAVLSAVVGLVLGAIVAVVVHVIGKARGKH, from the coding sequence ATGCCTTCCGGTCTTGTCGCCCTGCTTGACGACGTTTCGGTCATTGCCCGTGCCGCTGCGGCCTCGCTTGATGATGTCGGCGCCGCCGCCGCCAAGGCCGGGTCGAAGGCTGCGGGTGTGGTGATTGACGATGCGGCGGTGACGCCATCTTACGTGACCGAATTTACGCCTGACCGCGAATTGCCGGTGATTGCGCGGATCGCCAAGGGCAGTTTGTTCAATAAACTGGTCATCCTGCTGCCCGCTGCGCTGGCGCTCAGTGCGTTTCTGCCCAGCGCGATTACCCCGCTTTTGATGATGGGCGGCCTGTTCTTGTGCTTTGAAGGCGCGGAAAAAGTGCTGGAAAAGCTGGGCGGCGAAAAGCATGGCGAAACGCTGGAGGACAAACCGACCGACATTGCCTCGTTTGAGAATGAGCGGGTTTCGGGCGCGATCCGCACCGATTTGATCCTTTCTGCCGAAATCATGGCCATCGCGCTGGCAGAAGTTGCTGGCGAAGGGCTGGTGCAACAAGCCATCATCCTGGCAGTGGTGGGCATTGCGATCACCGTCATGGTTTATGGCGCGGTCGGCCTGATCGTGAAGATGGACGATATCGGTCTGCACCTGTCCGAGAAATCGTCGGCGCTGGCCCGGTCTGTCGGACATTTCCTCCTGCGCGCCATGCCGGTGCTGCTGGTGTTGCTGGCCACCGTGGGTACGGCGGCCATGTTGTGGGTCGGTGGCGGGATTATCCTGCACGGTGCCGAAGTGCTGGGCCTGCATGGTCCGGCAGAGCTTGCCCATGCCGCCCAACACGCGGTGGAGCATGCCACCGGCCCGCTGGGCGGGGTGCTGGGCTGGCTGACTTATGCGGTGCTGTCAGCTGTCGTGGGGCTGGTGCTGGGCGCGATTGTCGCCGTGGTCGTCCATGTGATCGGCAAGGCGCGCGGTAAGCACTGA
- a CDS encoding PilZ domain-containing protein: MWRYSEDTEFEAKRRAPRVGIELPVRCKCGAARSTVILKDLNQYGARIEGLERLRIDEPIHLMLPGLQPKLAFVVWSRDRVSGLEFEHRLHDDVFQSLVSDFAIRHYREGHPPKVPPIRHAA; the protein is encoded by the coding sequence ATGTGGCGTTATAGCGAAGACACGGAATTTGAAGCGAAACGGCGCGCCCCGCGTGTTGGAATCGAACTTCCGGTCCGATGCAAATGCGGTGCGGCACGCTCAACGGTTATCCTTAAGGATCTCAACCAGTATGGCGCGCGCATCGAAGGTCTGGAAAGGCTGCGGATCGACGAACCGATACACCTGATGCTGCCCGGTCTTCAGCCAAAACTGGCTTTTGTCGTCTGGTCACGCGACCGGGTGAGCGGCCTTGAATTCGAACACCGGCTGCATGACGATGTGTTTCAGTCCCTCGTAAGCGATTTCGCCATTCGCCACTATCGCGAAGGCCATCCCCCCAAAGTGCCGCCCATCCGCCATGCTGCCTGA
- a CDS encoding GNAT family N-acetyltransferase — translation MTGATMATLAPLDQLETRDGLVLDVRPAFAEDEPLLEAFFDAVSDEDRRFRFLAASKHVGHDQLVPLTHVDHWRTESFLAFERQTGALVASAMLACDAQMDTGEAAISIRRDFRGRGVGWTMLDLLASEACKRGLKRVISIEDRDNHAAIELEREKGFEAHGIDGDPHLVLLEKRFG, via the coding sequence ATGACTGGTGCAACGATGGCAACGCTTGCTCCGCTAGACCAGCTTGAAACGCGCGATGGCCTTGTCCTTGATGTGCGTCCCGCCTTTGCCGAGGATGAGCCGCTGCTTGAAGCTTTCTTCGATGCGGTTAGCGATGAAGACCGCCGCTTCCGCTTTCTGGCTGCCAGCAAACACGTTGGCCATGACCAGCTTGTCCCGCTGACGCATGTGGACCACTGGCGCACCGAAAGTTTTCTGGCGTTCGAGCGGCAGACCGGCGCGCTTGTGGCGTCGGCCATGCTTGCCTGCGATGCACAGATGGATACCGGCGAAGCCGCCATTTCGATCCGGCGCGACTTTCGTGGGCGCGGGGTGGGCTGGACCATGCTGGATCTTCTGGCCAGTGAAGCGTGCAAGCGGGGGTTGAAGCGCGTGATTTCCATTGAGGACCGCGACAATCACGCCGCCATAGAGCTTGAGCGCGAAAAGGGCTTTGAGGCCCACGGCATCGACGGCGATCCGCATCTGGTGCTGCTGGAAAAGCGTTTCGGCTGA
- a CDS encoding glutamate ligase domain-containing protein produces the protein MTTPAQTTPASTTNPVTALTDRDWFFCGIGGSGMLPLALILNGMGAQVAGSDRSRDQGRTPEKFGWLESLGFTLFPQDGSGITSQQQVLVASAAVEDTVPEVVRATQLGCARMSRADLLSALFNAAPQGIAVGGTSGKSTVTGMIGWIFTSAGCDPTIMNGAVMKNFVSPQAPFASARVGKGGSFISEVDESDGSIALYTPDVAVLNNVSLDHKSLEELRELFGNFIGRARVAAINADDAESMGLIGHANQAVTFGLSNLADISVVASSIVEGPTSIAATVTDKRDGTSCAVALQVPGRHNLANALAALAAANAAGIPLTEAARHLSGFAGLARRFDIVGTSASGITVIDDFGHNPEKVAATLATLKAHPGRVIAFFQPHGYGPLRQMGHELAEIMATRLGPDDLTMLCDPVYFGGTVDRSVGSERIVDLIRDHGGKAEYVPRRSDCADRIVSLARSGDRIVVMGARDDTLAVFARDILSRLSAG, from the coding sequence ATGACCACGCCTGCACAAACCACACCGGCCAGCACCACAAATCCTGTCACGGCATTGACCGATCGCGACTGGTTCTTCTGCGGCATCGGCGGATCGGGTATGTTGCCGCTGGCGCTGATCCTTAACGGCATGGGCGCGCAAGTCGCCGGGTCTGACCGGAGCCGCGATCAAGGACGCACGCCGGAAAAGTTCGGCTGGCTGGAAAGCCTTGGTTTTACGTTGTTCCCGCAGGACGGGTCAGGCATCACATCCCAACAGCAGGTACTGGTCGCATCGGCGGCGGTCGAAGATACCGTGCCCGAAGTGGTCCGGGCCACACAACTTGGCTGTGCAAGGATGAGCCGAGCGGACCTTCTTTCGGCCCTGTTCAACGCCGCGCCGCAGGGCATCGCGGTGGGGGGAACAAGCGGCAAATCGACCGTCACCGGCATGATCGGCTGGATATTCACATCCGCCGGGTGCGACCCCACGATCATGAACGGCGCAGTGATGAAGAATTTCGTTTCGCCACAGGCCCCCTTTGCCTCTGCCCGTGTTGGCAAGGGTGGCAGCTTCATTTCCGAAGTGGACGAAAGCGATGGCTCGATCGCGCTTTACACGCCCGATGTAGCCGTGCTGAACAACGTCAGTCTCGATCACAAAAGCCTTGAAGAACTGCGCGAATTGTTTGGCAATTTTATTGGTCGCGCAAGGGTTGCCGCGATCAATGCCGATGATGCCGAAAGCATGGGCCTGATTGGACACGCCAATCAGGCGGTAACCTTCGGCCTGTCCAATCTGGCCGACATCTCGGTAGTCGCAAGCAGTATTGTCGAAGGCCCGACCAGCATTGCAGCTACCGTCACGGACAAGCGCGATGGCACATCATGCGCGGTTGCCCTACAGGTACCCGGACGTCACAATCTGGCAAATGCGCTGGCCGCCTTGGCCGCGGCCAATGCGGCGGGAATCCCCCTTACGGAAGCCGCACGCCACCTGTCGGGCTTTGCTGGCCTCGCCCGCCGCTTTGACATTGTCGGCACCAGTGCATCGGGCATCACGGTGATCGATGATTTCGGGCACAACCCTGAAAAAGTCGCTGCAACGCTGGCCACGCTGAAAGCCCACCCCGGCCGGGTGATCGCCTTTTTCCAGCCGCACGGCTATGGTCCCTTGCGCCAGATGGGCCACGAACTAGCCGAAATCATGGCCACTCGTCTTGGACCGGACGATCTTACCATGCTGTGCGATCCGGTTTATTTCGGCGGCACGGTCGACCGTTCGGTCGGGTCTGAACGCATCGTCGACCTGATCCGCGACCATGGCGGCAAGGCCGAATATGTGCCCCGGCGCAGCGATTGCGCCGACCGCATCGTCAGCCTTGCCCGCAGTGGTGACCGCATAGTCGTGATGGGTGCGCGCGATGATACGCTGGCCGTGTTTGCGCGCGATATCCTGTCGCGGCTGAGCGCTGGATAA